The following proteins come from a genomic window of Dreissena polymorpha isolate Duluth1 chromosome 1, UMN_Dpol_1.0, whole genome shotgun sequence:
- the LOC127867416 gene encoding uncharacterized protein LOC127867416 produces the protein MARLLFSVCVVLVAITLLQTTHARRNGNRKNNTVEQKRFSFKSRGQKEFRNNKLPETLEYAIDIEGEVTALELVLNKKMNIPEIEIGNERSGFRKAQRHQTKKVGIYTDKNGHGSFACEASKGNNWKLNCDLSGFVYVNNEACYIGGGSRQAECGNVSTEGELKFFYPPDVKRSKRTVATQQAADLLARDRRSILPSPGFKVVEVAFALDAAFMNQFYNRHPGNTAAAQSEAEIYIALLANEMNVFYASVKEASAGALDIYVYPAAVVYPTHGSDFAWSANHKSGNTLRSGTAFDDDLRSFFESGFTSKQHEHAMALTGLDLLMEDGDSGLLGYAYVGTVCVNTNYKYSINEFTDYNVAWVASHELGHALGAGHDASDACPAGRNVMSAYLFSPDASTADTYSKFSTCSASQFRTQLNSQPDCTANNGFTDEQFETSFCRGLLGQRKDSLDYQCQQRTGYAGSTVCRGTISSDEGCYSYGQVSCTDASGSCSAELGFVWNGTPCGSGRMCFKGRCVANFEICNSVTTVAPTTAAPTTAAPTDAPTDAPTDAPTDAPTDAPTDAPTDAPTDAPTDAPTDAPTDAPTDAPTDDPTDAPTDAPTDAPTDAPTDAPTDAPTDAPTDAPTDAPTTDAPTTDAPTTDAPTDAPTDAPTDAPTDAPTDAPTTDAPTTDAPTTTAPTTSSPCNCCRKRGRRYSIRCCFKNYRRFGRLCKCCPNRNGFEESPFSKFNGDSSSQDDDEQIYP, from the exons ATGGCCAGACTGTTGTTCAGTGTTTGTGTCGTATTGGTGGCGATCACTTTGCTGCAAACGACACATGCTCGTCGGAATGGAAACAGAAAGAATAATACAG TTGAACAAAAAAGGTTTTCCTTCAAATCGCGTGGGCAAAAAGAGTTCCGTAACAACAAACTACCTGAAACATTGGAGTACGCAATCGACATCGAAGGTGAAGTAACCGCGCTGGAACtcgttttgaacaaaaaaatgaatataccGGAAATTGAAATTGGAAACGAAAGAAGCGGGTTCCGTAAAGCTCAAAGACACCAA ACTAAGAAGGTCGGCATATACACGGACAAGAACGGGCACGGATCTTTCGCATGTGAAGCGAGCAAAGGAAATAATTGGAAGTTGAACTGCGATCTT AGCGGGTTTGTTTACGTCAATAACGAAGCCTGCTACATTGGAGGCGGATCACGTCAGGCCGAGTGCGGAAACGTTTCCACGGAAGGAGAACTGAAATTCTTCTACCCACCTGATG ttaaaagATCAAAGCGGACCGTTGCAACGCAACAGGCTGCAGATTTACTGGCTCGAGACCGTCGCTCCATTCTCCCGTCTCCTGGATTCAAGGTCGTTGAAGTTGCATTTGCATTGGATGCTGCTTTCATGAACCA ATTTTACAATCGCCACCCTGGCAATACAGCAGCGGCACAATCAGAAGCTGAAATATACATTGCCCTGTTGGCAAACGAG ATGAACGTTTTCTACGCATCCGTCAAAGAGGCCTCAGCTGGCGCCCTTGACATTTACGTTTATCCTGCGGCTGTCGTCTACCCAACT CACGGGTCTGATTTCGCCTGGTCCGCAAACCACAAAAGTGGCAATACTCTTCGTTCGGGTACAGCATTTGACGATGATCTGAGATCGTTTTTCGAAAGTGGATTCACATCAAAGCAACACGAACACGCCATGGCTCTTACTGG GTTAGATCTTCTTATGGAAGATGGAGACAGCGGGTTGTTAGGATATGCCTACGTGGGTACAGTTTGTGTAAACACGAATTACAAGTACTCCATCAACGAGTTTACCGACTACAACGTGGCGTGGGTGGCCTCACATGAGCTTGGACACGC ACTGGGAGCTGGGCATGACGCTTCCGACGCCTGTCCGGCAGGCAGGAACGTAATGTCCGCCTACCTGTTCTCGCCTGATGCCAGCACCGCGGACACCTACAGCAAGTTCTCCACCTGCAGCGCAAGCCAGTTTAGGACTCAACTGAACAG TCAACCCGACTGCACCGCTAACAATGGCTTCACGGACGAGCAGTTCGAAACATCGTTTTGCAGAGGCCTTCTGGGTCAGCGAAAAGACAGCCTGGACTATCAGTGTCAGCAGCGAACTGGCTACGCCGGAAGTACTGTGTGCAGAGGG ACAATTAGCAGCGACGAGGGATGTTACTCCTATGGTCAAGTGTCGTGTACAGATGCTAGCGGTTCTTGCAGCGCGGAACTCGGATTCGTGTGGAATGGAACCCCTTGTGGTAGTGGACGA ATGTGTTTTAAGGGAAGATGCGTTGCTAACTTTGAAATCTGTAACTCTGTTACAACTGTTGCCCCAACAACTGCTGCCCCAACAACTGCTGCCCCAACTGATGCCCCAACTGATGCCCCAACTGATGCTCCAACTGATGCCCCAACTGATGCCCCAACTGATGCTCCAACTGATGCTCCAACTGATGCTCCAACTGATGCTCCAACTGATGCTCCAACTGATGCCCCAACTGATGCCCCAACTGATGACCCAACTGATGCCCCAACTGATGCCCCAACTGATGCTCCAACTGATGCTCCAACTGATGCCCCAACTGATGCTCCAACTGATGCTCCAACTGATGCCCCGACTGATGCTCCAACAACTGATGCTCCAACAACTGATGCTCCAACAACTGATGCTCCAACTGATGCCCCAACTGATGCACCAACTGATGCTCCAACTGATGCTCCAACTGATGCCCCAACAACTGATGCTCCAACAACAGATGCTCCAACAACTACTGCCCCGACAACTTCGTCTCCGTGTAACTGCTGTCGTAAAAGGGGCAGAAGATATTCGATCAGATGTTGCTTTAAAAACTACCGTCGATTCGGCCGGTTGTGCAAGTGCTGTCCAAACCGCAATGGTTTTGAAGAAAGCCCCTTTTCTAAGTTCAATGGGGATTCCAGCAGTCAAGATGATGATGAGCAAATCTACCCATGA